From a single Pseudobutyrivibrio xylanivorans genomic region:
- the fabD gene encoding ACP S-malonyltransferase: MKLGIVYAGQGSQRVGMGKDFYDKYEDFRETIDKATETVKGVTDMDVAKLSFEGPVEQLSDTRYTQPAMVAFAIGVTKLLHKKGIKADYTCGLSLGEYSALYEAGVLDEEKILELIAKRGKYMAEAAADRPVKMCAVLGAEREVVKEACDYVNNALCQEFIVQPANYNCPGQIVISGDAVAVDKASAYLKDAGAKRILPLKVSGPFHTKLMKPAGDKLANEFEKVDFKNPNSKVIFNCLGKEKSPEESVSKLLEKQVQSSVYLEDSIKYMADAGVDTIIEIGPGKAISKFINKTVDNVKVYSIDTVEDFEKTMEELA, from the coding sequence ATGAAACTAGGAATTGTATATGCAGGCCAGGGTTCCCAGAGAGTGGGTATGGGTAAAGATTTTTATGATAAGTATGAGGATTTCAGAGAGACAATTGATAAGGCCACGGAAACCGTAAAGGGCGTTACAGATATGGATGTTGCAAAGCTTAGCTTTGAAGGTCCAGTGGAACAGCTCTCAGACACTAGATACACTCAGCCGGCCATGGTAGCCTTTGCAATTGGTGTCACAAAGCTTTTACATAAAAAAGGAATTAAGGCTGACTATACCTGTGGCTTGAGCTTGGGCGAATATTCAGCCCTTTATGAAGCTGGGGTATTGGATGAGGAAAAAATCCTTGAGCTTATTGCAAAACGTGGAAAATATATGGCCGAAGCTGCAGCAGACAGACCAGTGAAAATGTGCGCAGTCCTTGGGGCAGAGCGTGAGGTGGTGAAGGAGGCCTGTGACTATGTTAATAACGCACTTTGCCAGGAATTTATTGTTCAACCGGCAAACTATAATTGCCCTGGGCAAATTGTAATTTCAGGTGATGCTGTGGCTGTTGATAAGGCTAGTGCTTATTTAAAGGATGCAGGTGCAAAACGAATTTTGCCACTAAAGGTGAGCGGCCCATTCCACACAAAGCTTATGAAGCCTGCAGGAGATAAATTGGCCAACGAGTTTGAAAAGGTTGATTTTAAAAATCCTAATTCCAAGGTGATTTTCAATTGCCTTGGTAAAGAAAAGTCACCTGAAGAATCAGTTTCAAAGCTGTTAGAAAAGCAGGTGCAGTCTTCAGTTTATCTTGAGGATTCAATAAAATATATGGCCGATGCCGGGGTCGACACAATCATTGAAATTGGCCCAGGTAAAGCTATCAGTAAGTTTATAAATAAGACAGTAGATAATGTAAAGGTGTATTCAATTGATACAGTGGAAGATTTTGAGAAAACCATGGAGGAGCTGGCATGA
- a CDS encoding nitronate monooxygenase has translation MNLKDLTGTKYPIIQGGMANIATGDFAAAVSNAGGLGLVASGGMNAEALREQIRICKSKTDKPFGVNLMLMNPDVDNIAQMLIEEKVQFITTGAGNPGKYMKGWKEMGAKVFPVVASVALAKVMVRAGADAVIAEGGESGGHVGDMTTMTLLPQVVAAVDVPVIAAGGIASGEQMAAAMLLGACGAQVGTCLLVSEECPIHENYKQALIKAKDNATTVTGRSQGAPVRILKNEMAREYLKLEAAGADRDQLEQITLGGLRRAVVDGDILRGSVMAGQVCGQLTAIRPVATILDELYVNAKHSLSCASSIDI, from the coding sequence ATGAATTTGAAAGATTTAACAGGAACCAAATATCCAATTATCCAAGGTGGCATGGCCAACATCGCCACAGGCGACTTCGCCGCAGCTGTTAGCAATGCGGGGGGACTAGGTCTCGTGGCAAGCGGTGGCATGAATGCCGAGGCTTTGCGTGAGCAGATAAGGATTTGCAAATCAAAGACAGATAAGCCATTTGGTGTGAATCTGATGCTTATGAATCCTGATGTAGACAACATTGCCCAGATGCTTATAGAGGAGAAGGTTCAGTTTATTACAACAGGTGCAGGTAACCCTGGCAAGTACATGAAGGGCTGGAAGGAAATGGGAGCGAAGGTTTTCCCTGTTGTAGCTTCTGTTGCTCTTGCAAAGGTGATGGTGAGAGCTGGTGCTGATGCTGTGATTGCAGAAGGTGGCGAGTCAGGTGGTCACGTTGGTGATATGACAACAATGACCTTGCTTCCACAGGTGGTTGCAGCAGTGGATGTACCAGTGATTGCAGCAGGTGGAATTGCAAGTGGAGAACAGATGGCAGCTGCCATGCTACTTGGGGCTTGTGGAGCACAGGTTGGTACATGTTTGCTGGTGTCAGAGGAGTGTCCAATTCATGAGAATTATAAGCAGGCATTGATTAAAGCAAAGGATAATGCAACAACAGTAACAGGTCGTAGCCAAGGGGCGCCAGTGCGAATACTTAAAAATGAAATGGCTCGCGAGTACCTAAAACTTGAGGCTGCTGGAGCCGACCGTGATCAGCTTGAGCAAATCACACTTGGTGGTCTTCGCAGAGCAGTCGTTGATGGCGACATCCTTCGAGGCTCAGTCATGGCAGGACAGGTCTGCGGACAGCTCACCGCCATTCGCCCTGTTGCCACCATCCTCGACGAATTATACGTAAATGCGAAGCATTCGTTATCCTGTGCCTCATCAATTGATATTTAA
- a CDS encoding MarR family transcriptional regulator, whose product MIVFGDINKKKERVLKMLEQTLSEVYTKFKIHFYQEMFKQLNSRETSLTTVELFCVEIIHALKNPTVAEFANFINVSSPNAAYKINSLIQKGYITKTQSETDRREYHLQVTDKYYNYFNLSQKYVNKVVERSKDFFTAEQVEILDGILKDMSHELMQEVVIPPVEVETQQ is encoded by the coding sequence ATGATAGTATTCGGGGACATAAATAAGAAAAAGGAACGGGTACTAAAAATGTTAGAACAGACACTTTCCGAGGTGTACACCAAATTTAAGATTCATTTCTATCAGGAGATGTTCAAACAGCTCAACTCAAGAGAAACCTCTCTTACAACCGTCGAGCTTTTTTGCGTAGAAATAATACATGCTCTTAAGAATCCTACAGTTGCAGAGTTTGCCAATTTCATAAATGTATCTTCACCAAACGCTGCTTACAAGATAAATAGTCTTATTCAAAAGGGATATATTACAAAGACTCAGTCTGAGACTGACCGCCGTGAATATCACCTTCAAGTTACTGATAAATACTATAACTATTTCAATCTTTCTCAGAAGTATGTGAACAAGGTTGTGGAGCGCTCCAAGGACTTTTTCACTGCAGAGCAGGTTGAGATTTTAGATGGTATTCTCAAGGACATGTCTCACGAACTGATGCAGGAGGTTGTAATTCCACCAGTGGAGGTTGAGACTCAACAGTAG
- a CDS encoding acetyl-CoA carboxylase carboxyltransferase subunit beta: protein MNVVDQRREKFNRYKTLRETYDGKAELTIKPVSEYTAVNRIYDIADEGTFKRFEYDFPETDPLEFDGYVSKKEELRQELDCHDAIISGTCKIDGHKVVLTVMDKRFMMASMGIELGEMVCRSAEYAMSHKLPLIFFTASGGARMQEGILSLMQMAKTSAVIEKFKNSGGLYIVVLTHPTTGGVSASFATLGDITLAEPGALVGFAGPRVIEQTIGEKLPEGFQRSEFLQEHGFVDAVVQREQMRVTLGKVLKLHESNRTCTNSQRQKSTKGDRLHQ, encoded by the coding sequence ATGAATGTAGTAGACCAGAGACGTGAAAAATTTAATAGATATAAGACGCTTAGGGAAACCTATGATGGGAAGGCAGAGCTGACAATAAAGCCAGTATCTGAATACACAGCAGTAAACCGTATATACGATATTGCAGATGAGGGAACCTTTAAAAGATTCGAATATGATTTTCCTGAGACCGACCCACTGGAATTTGATGGGTATGTGTCAAAAAAGGAGGAACTTAGACAGGAACTGGATTGTCATGATGCCATCATTTCAGGCACCTGCAAAATTGATGGTCATAAAGTGGTTCTGACTGTTATGGATAAACGCTTCATGATGGCTTCAATGGGAATTGAGCTTGGCGAGATGGTTTGTCGAAGTGCAGAGTACGCCATGAGCCATAAACTGCCATTGATATTTTTCACCGCCAGCGGTGGCGCCAGAATGCAGGAAGGAATCCTGAGTCTGATGCAGATGGCGAAGACCAGTGCAGTAATTGAAAAATTCAAAAACAGTGGAGGCTTATATATCGTTGTTTTGACCCATCCAACTACAGGTGGGGTCAGTGCAAGCTTTGCAACACTGGGAGATATCACATTGGCAGAGCCAGGAGCACTGGTAGGATTCGCAGGTCCACGAGTAATAGAGCAGACCATCGGCGAAAAGCTTCCAGAAGGCTTCCAACGCTCCGAGTTTTTGCAGGAGCATGGATTTGTGGATGCAGTGGTACAAAGGGAACAGATGAGGGTGACTCTTGGAAAGGTGTTGAAGTTACATGAAAGCAATAGAACGTGTACAAATAGCCAGAGACAAAAATCGACCAAAGGTGACAGATTACATCAATAA
- a CDS encoding ECF transporter S component, whose translation MDSVGMTNMQTKTNKKVDVRSMTVTAMLSAIAFVLMFLDTAVPIMPSFIKLDVSELPALMASFALGPVYGVIVCLIKNILHLFITQTGGVGEFSNFILGAAFVLPAGLIYHHKKTKKNAIIGAVVGAVIMAAISFPSNLYVVYPVYYNFMPKDVIVAAYQAVAPFAKINSIEQCLLLFNVPFTFVKGLISAIITVLIYQPLRPLLKGNK comes from the coding sequence ATGGATTCAGTAGGAATGACAAACATGCAAACAAAAACTAACAAGAAGGTAGATGTCAGAAGCATGACAGTGACAGCGATGCTCTCAGCAATTGCTTTTGTGCTTATGTTCTTAGACACAGCAGTGCCAATTATGCCAAGCTTTATCAAGCTTGATGTTTCAGAGCTTCCAGCACTTATGGCATCCTTTGCACTTGGCCCAGTGTACGGCGTTATCGTATGCCTTATCAAGAATATTCTTCACCTTTTCATTACTCAGACCGGTGGTGTTGGTGAGTTTTCAAACTTTATTCTTGGTGCAGCTTTCGTGCTTCCTGCTGGCTTAATTTACCATCACAAGAAGACAAAGAAAAATGCAATTATTGGAGCAGTTGTAGGTGCAGTTATTATGGCAGCTATCAGCTTCCCATCAAACCTTTATGTAGTATATCCGGTATACTACAACTTCATGCCAAAGGATGTTATTGTGGCAGCTTATCAGGCAGTGGCACCATTCGCAAAGATTAATTCCATTGAGCAGTGCCTACTCCTCTTCAACGTGCCATTTACATTCGTAAAAGGCTTAATCTCAGCGATTATCACTGTGTTGATTTACCAGCCACTTCGTCCGTTATTGAAGGGAAATAAATAG
- the fabF gene encoding beta-ketoacyl-ACP synthase II, giving the protein MRRVVITGMGTVNPLANNVDETWKAVKNGECGIGPITHFDTSDLKVKLAGEVKNFDAAEILGPKEAKRMDVYCQYACAAAKEAMADAKLDMEKEDADRIGCIVSSGIGGLSTIAEEHGKGETKGYSKISPYFIPMAISNMAAGQIAIMFGLKGMCTSVVTACASSNNAIGDSFHRIRDGYEDVMVCGGAEGVVMPLAIGGFQSMKALCTSEDPNRASIPFDKERHGFVMGEGAGILVIEELEHAKARGAKIYAEIIGYGTNCDAYHITAPNPEGEGGAKCMALAVKDAGLEMKDVDYINAHGTSTSLNDAGETLAIKKAFGDHAYKLMVSSTKSMTGHLLGAAGAVEAIITSLALRDSFVPATINYREPDEACNLDIVPNEGRTADICVALSNALGFGGHNASIVFRKYVN; this is encoded by the coding sequence ATGAGAAGAGTTGTTATTACTGGAATGGGAACGGTGAATCCACTTGCAAATAATGTGGATGAGACATGGAAGGCTGTAAAAAATGGTGAGTGCGGCATCGGGCCAATAACTCATTTTGATACATCGGATTTAAAGGTTAAATTGGCAGGCGAGGTTAAAAATTTTGATGCAGCCGAAATCCTTGGTCCAAAGGAAGCAAAGCGTATGGATGTGTATTGTCAGTATGCCTGCGCAGCGGCAAAAGAAGCAATGGCTGATGCGAAGCTTGATATGGAAAAAGAGGATGCAGACAGAATTGGTTGTATTGTGTCGTCAGGAATCGGTGGCCTTTCCACTATTGCCGAGGAGCATGGTAAGGGAGAGACTAAGGGCTATAGTAAGATTTCCCCATATTTCATACCCATGGCAATCAGTAATATGGCAGCAGGACAAATTGCAATTATGTTTGGCTTGAAGGGAATGTGTACCTCAGTTGTAACTGCCTGTGCCAGCTCAAATAATGCAATCGGTGATTCCTTCCATAGAATTCGTGACGGTTATGAAGATGTAATGGTTTGTGGTGGTGCTGAGGGCGTGGTTATGCCACTGGCTATTGGTGGATTTCAGTCCATGAAGGCTCTTTGTACAAGCGAGGATCCAAATCGTGCATCAATTCCATTTGACAAGGAGCGACATGGATTTGTCATGGGCGAAGGTGCAGGTATTCTTGTAATTGAGGAGCTCGAGCATGCCAAGGCTCGTGGAGCCAAAATCTATGCAGAGATTATTGGTTATGGAACTAACTGCGATGCTTATCACATTACCGCACCGAATCCTGAAGGCGAGGGTGGTGCAAAGTGCATGGCGCTGGCGGTGAAAGACGCAGGACTTGAGATGAAAGATGTGGATTATATCAATGCCCACGGAACCAGCACAAGTCTCAATGATGCAGGTGAAACCCTGGCAATCAAGAAGGCATTTGGTGACCATGCTTATAAGCTTATGGTAAGCTCCACAAAATCTATGACAGGCCATTTGCTTGGCGCAGCGGGAGCAGTGGAGGCAATCATCACATCTCTCGCTCTACGGGACAGCTTTGTACCGGCTACCATCAACTATCGCGAGCCAGATGAAGCCTGTAATCTAGACATAGTACCTAACGAAGGTCGCACCGCAGATATTTGCGTAGCTCTCTCAAACGCACTCGGCTTCGGAGGCCACAACGCGTCTATTGTATTTCGAAAATATGTTAACTAA
- the fabZ gene encoding 3-hydroxyacyl-ACP dehydratase FabZ, translating to MELSNSEIQKILPHRYPFLLVDKIVDCEPGQYAKGIKCVSANEMHFIGHFPGHPVMPGVLIIEALAQVGAVALLTEEENKGKLAFFGGIKNARFKKQVEPGDVLELECRLTSRKGPVGFGEAVAYVDGQVAAKAEISFAIGE from the coding sequence ATGGAATTATCAAATAGTGAAATCCAAAAGATATTGCCACATCGCTATCCATTTTTGCTGGTAGATAAGATTGTGGACTGTGAGCCAGGCCAGTATGCCAAAGGCATCAAGTGCGTCAGCGCAAATGAAATGCACTTTATTGGACACTTCCCAGGGCACCCAGTAATGCCAGGAGTACTCATTATTGAGGCGCTGGCCCAGGTTGGTGCAGTGGCACTTCTCACAGAAGAGGAGAACAAGGGCAAGCTGGCATTCTTTGGTGGCATCAAAAATGCCCGTTTCAAAAAGCAGGTTGAACCAGGTGATGTACTGGAGCTTGAGTGTAGGCTCACAAGTCGCAAGGGGCCTGTAGGATTTGGTGAAGCTGTGGCCTATGTGGATGGCCAGGTGGCTGCAAAAGCAGAAATTTCTTTTGCCATAGGAGAGTAA
- the accA gene encoding carboxyltransferase subunit alpha, whose product MKAIERVQIARDKNRPKVTDYINNVFSDFFEQKGDLLGKEDASIYGGIALFHGRPVTVLGHRKGNDVTENVTCNFGMPGPEGYRKALRIMRQAEKFGRPIITFVDTPGAYPGVEAEMYGISQAISGNLAAMSSLKVPVITIVTGEGSSGGALGIAVANRVYMLENAVYSVLSPEGFASILWHDSARRDEAADAMKLTAQDLWNFGVIDGIIPERGLYLRVSNVIEAALKELEGMTGEELAQARFEKFRNFDEAYLRSASAARMEKI is encoded by the coding sequence ATGAAAGCAATAGAACGTGTACAAATAGCCAGAGACAAAAATCGACCAAAGGTGACAGATTACATCAATAACGTATTTTCGGATTTTTTTGAGCAAAAGGGCGACTTGCTTGGGAAAGAAGATGCAAGCATCTATGGAGGAATTGCATTGTTCCATGGAAGACCAGTTACTGTGCTTGGACATCGCAAGGGAAATGATGTAACTGAAAATGTTACCTGTAACTTTGGTATGCCAGGACCCGAAGGCTATCGCAAGGCTCTTCGAATTATGCGGCAGGCAGAGAAATTTGGCAGACCAATTATCACTTTCGTGGATACCCCAGGAGCATATCCGGGAGTCGAAGCGGAAATGTATGGAATATCTCAGGCTATTTCAGGAAACCTGGCGGCTATGAGCTCTCTAAAGGTGCCAGTTATTACAATAGTTACTGGTGAAGGAAGTAGCGGAGGAGCTCTTGGAATTGCAGTGGCAAATCGAGTCTATATGTTGGAAAACGCAGTGTATTCGGTGCTTTCCCCAGAGGGATTTGCTTCAATTTTGTGGCATGACAGTGCAAGACGAGATGAGGCGGCAGATGCAATGAAGCTGACGGCTCAGGATCTTTGGAATTTTGGAGTTATTGACGGAATTATTCCTGAGCGAGGTCTATACCTTAGAGTTTCTAACGTTATTGAGGCCGCTCTCAAGGAACTTGAGGGAATGACAGGGGAGGAACTGGCCCAGGCGCGATTTGAAAAGTTTAGGAACTTTGACGAGGCATATTTACGGAGTGCTTCTGCAGCTAGAATGGAAAAGATTTAA
- a CDS encoding SPFH domain-containing protein: MPVLIVLLIIIIVAIAFGIRIVPQGYVFVIEFLGKYHATWQAGFHVMIPFLQRVAKRVSLKEQVADFPPQDVITKDNVIMKIDTVVYFKVQDPKLYAYGAERPIVALENLTATTLRNLVGELELDQTLTSRDNINSKMRVILDEATDPWGIKVGRVELKNIIPPEEIQRSMEKQMKAERDRRETLLEAEGHKQASITRAEGDKQALVLKAEAERDAAIARATGQAESIRLVYEAEARGIEMLKAANMDERVLLIKKLEALEKMGDGRATKIVVPTDLATAAADLTFKTEMLGFGESTPIDKTAPKEPVQTKDDPCCSDADKGATTRHFAKDHVGFEGV, translated from the coding sequence ATGCCAGTTTTAATTGTTTTATTGATTATTATCATTGTAGCCATTGCTTTCGGAATTCGAATTGTTCCACAGGGCTACGTATTTGTTATTGAATTTTTAGGAAAATATCATGCAACCTGGCAGGCAGGTTTTCATGTTATGATTCCTTTCCTTCAGAGAGTTGCAAAGCGTGTTTCCTTGAAGGAGCAGGTGGCTGATTTCCCACCACAGGACGTTATCACAAAAGATAATGTTATTATGAAAATTGACACTGTAGTTTACTTTAAGGTACAGGATCCAAAGCTTTATGCTTATGGAGCTGAGCGTCCTATTGTTGCTCTTGAGAATCTTACAGCTACTACACTTCGTAACTTGGTTGGTGAGCTTGAGCTTGACCAGACTCTTACATCACGTGACAACATCAATTCAAAGATGCGTGTAATCCTTGATGAAGCTACTGATCCTTGGGGTATCAAGGTAGGCCGTGTTGAGCTTAAGAACATCATTCCACCAGAGGAAATTCAGCGTTCAATGGAGAAGCAGATGAAGGCTGAGCGTGATCGTCGTGAGACTCTTCTTGAGGCAGAAGGTCACAAGCAGGCTTCTATCACAAGAGCAGAAGGTGATAAGCAGGCACTCGTTCTTAAGGCTGAGGCTGAAAGAGATGCAGCAATCGCAAGAGCAACAGGCCAGGCTGAGTCAATCCGCCTTGTATATGAGGCTGAGGCTCGTGGTATTGAAATGCTCAAGGCTGCAAACATGGATGAGAGAGTTCTTCTTATCAAGAAGCTTGAGGCTCTTGAGAAGATGGGAGATGGCCGTGCAACAAAGATTGTGGTACCTACAGATCTTGCAACAGCTGCCGCTGATCTTACCTTTAAGACAGAGATGCTTGGCTTCGGCGAGAGCACACCTATCGACAAGACAGCTCCAAAGGAGCCAGTCCAGACAAAGGATGACCCTTGCTGCAGCGACGCCGACAAAGGCGCGACAACCCGTCACTTCGCCAAGGATCACGTTGGGTTCGAAGGGGTATAA
- a CDS encoding beta-ketoacyl-ACP synthase III, whose product MTGIEIIATGAYAPKNIVTNDDLAKIVDTSDEWISKRTGMKERHHVSEKENHTYLAEQAARQAIERAGISKEDIGVVIVCTVSADYFSPSCACILQGRLGLSNDIIALDVGAGCSGFIFGLETIRALMMARDAKYGLIVGAEVLSQKMDMTDRSTCVLFGDGAAAAVISLADNQYTSVIGVDGDEEMINIKSPNGFIHMDGQGTYKFAVATVPKVIEQVVNKAGLTYDDIDHFVLHQANLRIIESIANKVKQPMDKFVVNIEKYGNTSAASVGLALDEAITAGRIRKGDKVLLCAFGAGRTWGAIVLEM is encoded by the coding sequence ATGACAGGAATAGAGATTATAGCAACCGGAGCTTATGCTCCAAAGAACATTGTTACAAACGATGATTTGGCAAAAATAGTAGACACAAGTGATGAGTGGATTAGTAAACGCACTGGCATGAAGGAGCGCCACCATGTTTCTGAAAAAGAAAATCACACCTACTTGGCTGAGCAGGCTGCCAGACAGGCAATTGAAAGAGCAGGCATATCAAAGGAAGATATTGGAGTTGTGATTGTATGCACCGTATCGGCAGATTATTTTTCACCATCCTGTGCATGCATACTTCAGGGAAGACTGGGGCTTTCAAATGATATTATTGCATTGGATGTCGGTGCAGGCTGTTCAGGATTTATCTTCGGTCTTGAAACAATAAGAGCCCTGATGATGGCAAGAGATGCAAAGTATGGACTTATCGTTGGTGCAGAAGTTTTATCCCAAAAAATGGATATGACTGACAGAAGTACCTGTGTATTGTTTGGCGATGGTGCAGCAGCTGCTGTGATTAGCCTTGCGGATAACCAGTACACATCTGTGATTGGTGTGGACGGTGATGAGGAGATGATAAACATCAAATCTCCAAATGGTTTTATACACATGGATGGACAGGGCACATATAAATTCGCCGTTGCCACAGTGCCAAAGGTGATTGAACAGGTGGTTAATAAAGCGGGACTTACCTACGATGATATTGACCACTTCGTATTGCATCAGGCGAATCTTCGTATCATTGAATCCATTGCAAATAAAGTAAAACAGCCAATGGATAAGTTTGTGGTAAATATAGAAAAATACGGCAACACATCCGCCGCCAGCGTGGGTCTCGCCCTTGACGAAGCCATTACTGCAGGGCGAATTCGCAAAGGCGATAAAGTACTTCTATGCGCCTTTGGCGCCGGACGCACGTGGGGCGCAATCGTATTGGAAATGTAA
- a CDS encoding DHH family phosphoesterase produces MKLSQLLDFNNIIVQCHNTPDADAIASGMALTKYLKDKGKNVCFVYGGNFEITKSNLKLMISDLNVNIHYVRHQVQLSQLLGIREQELPDLLITIDSQYGEGNIRKFKAKTIAVIDHHQISNPLPELSEVRSYLASCSTLIWGMLREEGISISDDVSLATALYYGLLTDSSNFSEIHHPLDMDMRDELKYSNTLITKFKNSNISQEELRIAGIALLGSEYYRDNHYSIVKTDPCDPNILGIISDMLLEVEDVDCCLAYSIHEGGIKISVRSCVKEVKADELARFICEGVGNGGGHTIKAGGSIIRSLLEKQELDYNSSSVQQFFRERMKDYFLDNEIIYASDYQADISDMDKYKSKKIYLGYAKGSDIMPVGTKIIIRALEGDFDVEIAEDTYIVAGVRGEIYVTTEEMFDTYYNRSDAEYRYPGDYEPIIRTQKHGQTQSLLPFIKSCVYIGNGDIYAKEISRRTKVFTKWSPENYCLGRPGDYFVVSGQNLSNVYILDRELFNKTYEKEK; encoded by the coding sequence ATGAAGTTATCACAGCTATTGGATTTTAATAATATAATCGTTCAGTGCCATAATACGCCTGATGCTGATGCTATTGCATCTGGAATGGCCCTGACTAAATATCTTAAGGATAAGGGAAAGAATGTCTGCTTTGTTTACGGTGGAAATTTCGAAATCACAAAGAGTAATCTTAAGCTAATGATTTCGGATTTAAATGTGAATATTCACTATGTGCGTCATCAGGTTCAACTGTCACAGCTGCTTGGTATTCGTGAGCAGGAGCTTCCGGATTTGCTTATTACAATTGACAGTCAGTATGGCGAGGGAAATATTCGCAAGTTCAAGGCAAAGACAATTGCGGTAATCGACCATCATCAGATTTCAAATCCTTTGCCAGAGCTTTCAGAGGTTCGTTCATATCTTGCCAGCTGTTCCACTTTGATTTGGGGTATGCTGAGAGAAGAGGGGATTTCTATTTCAGATGATGTTAGTCTTGCTACAGCTCTTTACTACGGTCTTCTTACAGACAGTAGTAATTTCTCGGAAATCCACCATCCTTTGGACATGGATATGCGAGATGAGTTGAAATACAGCAACACGCTCATTACAAAGTTCAAGAATTCTAACATCTCTCAGGAGGAGCTTAGAATTGCTGGTATTGCTCTTCTTGGCTCGGAATATTACAGGGACAATCATTATTCTATCGTAAAGACAGACCCATGTGACCCTAATATTCTTGGAATCATTTCGGATATGCTTCTTGAGGTTGAGGACGTGGATTGCTGCCTGGCATACTCTATTCACGAGGGCGGAATCAAGATTTCCGTTAGAAGCTGTGTGAAGGAGGTCAAGGCCGACGAGCTTGCTCGCTTTATTTGCGAGGGCGTTGGTAATGGTGGCGGACACACAATCAAGGCTGGTGGTTCAATCATTCGCTCCCTTCTTGAAAAGCAGGAGCTTGATTATAATTCTTCATCTGTACAGCAGTTCTTCCGTGAGCGCATGAAGGATTACTTCTTAGATAACGAGATAATTTATGCATCGGATTATCAGGCAGATATTTCTGATATGGACAAATATAAGAGCAAAAAGATTTATCTGGGATATGCAAAGGGCAGTGATATTATGCCAGTTGGAACCAAGATAATTATCCGTGCACTTGAGGGTGATTTTGATGTTGAAATTGCAGAGGATACCTATATTGTTGCAGGCGTTCGCGGTGAGATTTATGTGACAACGGAGGAGATGTTTGATACGTACTATAATCGTAGTGATGCAGAGTACAGATACCCTGGTGACTACGAGCCTATAATTCGTACTCAAAAGCATGGTCAGACACAGAGCTTGTTGCCTTTCATAAAATCATGCGTTTATATTGGCAATGGAGATATTTATGCAAAGGAAATCAGCCGCAGAACAAAGGTCTTCACCAAGTGGTCACCAGAGAATTATTGTCTTGGTAGACCTGGAGACTATTTTGTTGTTTCAGGTCAGAATCTTTCCAATGTTTATATTCTCGATAGAGAGCTTTTCAACAAGACTTATGAGAAGGAAAAATAA
- the fabG gene encoding 3-oxoacyl-[acyl-carrier-protein] reductase, with the protein MSVALITGGSRGIGRVIAENLAKAGYDIAVCFSGNEDAAQETITECKKHGVQAMYIKANVSNAEDVSNMFDEIKSMLGPVEILVNNAGITKDGLLIRMSEEDFDSVVDINLKGTFLCSKAAIKDMMKARKGRIINITSIVGVEGNPGQANYCASKAGIIGFTKSVAKEYGGKGITVNAVAPGFIQTAMTDKLPENVKEAYLKQIPLGRFGQPEDIANVVEFLASDKAAYVTGQVIEVTGGM; encoded by the coding sequence ATGAGTGTAGCGCTTATAACAGGAGGCAGTCGTGGAATTGGCAGAGTTATTGCTGAGAATCTTGCCAAGGCTGGCTATGATATTGCAGTTTGTTTTTCTGGTAACGAGGATGCCGCTCAGGAGACTATAACAGAGTGTAAAAAGCATGGCGTACAGGCTATGTATATTAAGGCAAATGTTAGTAATGCAGAAGATGTGTCAAACATGTTTGATGAAATAAAAAGCATGCTGGGACCTGTTGAAATTCTTGTTAATAACGCAGGTATCACAAAGGATGGACTTCTTATTCGAATGAGTGAGGAGGATTTTGATTCAGTTGTGGATATCAATTTGAAAGGAACCTTCCTTTGTTCAAAAGCTGCTATCAAAGACATGATGAAGGCAAGAAAAGGTCGAATTATAAATATCACATCAATTGTTGGTGTTGAGGGAAATCCAGGGCAGGCCAACTATTGTGCCAGCAAGGCAGGAATTATCGGATTTACGAAGTCGGTGGCGAAGGAATATGGTGGAAAGGGCATTACCGTAAATGCGGTAGCCCCAGGGTTTATTCAGACAGCTATGACAGATAAGCTTCCTGAAAATGTGAAGGAAGCCTATCTGAAGCAAATACCACTTGGCCGTTTTGGACAGCCGGAGGATATTGCAAATGTAGTTGAATTTTTAGCATCAGACAAGGCTGCCTATGTGACAGGTCAGGTCATAGAAGTGACTGGAGGAATGTAA